A window of Candidatus Omnitrophota bacterium genomic DNA:
TTCTTTGGGGCTCCTGCAGCCAAGCAGGATCTGCACATTGCCGAAATCATTGCGATTGTGCATAATGTACCGGATTAAAGAGCGCAGCGGGACGATGCCTAATCCTCCGGCAACAATCATCACGTCGTAACCAAACATATTATCCACGGGAAATCCTCTGCCAAAAGGGCCGCGGATGCCTAGTTGGTCCCCTTTGCCTAATTTATGCAGCTTATCGGTAAATACGCCGACGTTTCTTACGGTAAGCTCAAAATAACCTTTATCGCTTGGCGATGAACAGACCGAAATCGGAGCTTCTCCAAAACCAAAAATAGAAACCATCACAAATTGCCCGGGAACATGCCCAAGATTAATTTTATTTTCCAGTTGGATACGGAAGAATTTTTCCTTATCCGTAACCATCTGCGCTTCGATGATCTTAGCCTTCATCGGCAGATAAGGGGTAGTCCTCATTTTTTCCAAAAGTATCTCACGTTCAAGCATATTGACTCCTTGCCCACAAGGGCACACCCGCGCAATACCTTATAAGCGCGGGGCGTATCTTCAATTATTCATGCCCCTCTTCACTAAGCAGGGAATTTACAGTTTCAATCAGGCTGATATCCGCCATACAGGTCCGCGTGCACCTTCCGCAGCCGGTACAAAAATAACGGTTAAACTTATCAACCGGATATTTGAATTTAC
This region includes:
- a CDS encoding FAD/NAD(P)-binding protein; translated protein: MLEREILLEKMRTTPYLPMKAKIIEAQMVTDKEKFFRIQLENKINLGHVPGQFVMVSIFGFGEAPISVCSSPSDKGYFELTVRNVGVFTDKLHKLGKGDQLGIRGPFGRGFPVDNMFGYDVMIVAGGLGIVPLRSLIRYIMHNRNDFGNVQILLGCRSPKELLFEEETKEWMKRAEIKFNCTVDRADPEWKGNVGLITTLIPGVDINPTRTYGVVVGPPIMYKFVIVKLLEKKIPDHQIIVSLERRMRCGLGKCGHCQIEGVYVCQSGPVFTYNDLKKFKGECHEKAI
- a CDS encoding 4Fe-4S dicluster domain-containing protein — protein: KFKYPVDKFNRYFCTGCGRCTRTCMADISLIETVNSLLSEEGHE